The proteins below are encoded in one region of Fibrella aestuarina BUZ 2:
- the rplW gene encoding 50S ribosomal protein L23 produces the protein MDVLKRPIVTEKMSAQNKLGKYAFAVDPKANKIQIAQAVEQLYGVNVTSVNTMRTLGKKRSKNINGRVVSGRAPLVKKAIVTVAEGEVIDIYGDL, from the coding sequence CGATCGTCACCGAGAAGATGTCCGCTCAGAACAAGCTGGGCAAATACGCCTTCGCGGTTGATCCGAAAGCCAATAAAATTCAGATTGCTCAGGCCGTTGAGCAACTGTATGGCGTAAACGTGACAAGCGTTAACACCATGCGGACCCTCGGCAAGAAGCGGTCAAAAAACATTAACGGGCGCGTTGTTTCGGGCCGTGCCCCGCTCGTTAAGAAAGCCATCGTGACCGTCGCTGAAGGCGAAGTGATCGACATTTACGGAGACCTATAG